A single region of the Corticium candelabrum chromosome 15, ooCorCand1.1, whole genome shotgun sequence genome encodes:
- the LOC134191643 gene encoding adenylate kinase 8-like, whose translation MDATQKPLLIPPDFAVYAERHGLFQLYERMMQELIVSQPEDPLEAMLAILKRPSDDVPTIVIHGPPAAGKRTMCKLVSQRLRCVHVVPDELLRDEDSLIAQEAQSQLLKGKVQDRTWAELIKERVMKSDCLTKVTAKSGDDVLLNVVIDNY comes from the exons ATGGATGCCACGCAAAAGCCGCTCCTAATTCCTCCCGATTTTGCTGTTTATGCCGAGCGCCATGGATTATTTCAATTGTACGAG AGAATGATGCAAGAACTAATTGTTTCTCAACCGGAGGATCCTCTGGAGGCAATGCTGGCTATACTGAAACGGCCCAGTGACGATG tacCAACGATCGTAATTCACGGACCTCCGGCAGCTGGAAAACGAACTATG TGTAAGCTGGTTTCGCAACGATTACGGTGCGTGCACGTTGTCCCGGATGAGTTGCTACGCGACGAAGACTCATTGATTGCTCAGGAG GCACAGAGTCAGCTGTTGAAGGGCAAG GTCCAAGACAGGACGTGGGCTGAATTGATTAAGGAGAGAGTGATGAAGAGTGACTGCCTCACAAAGGTAACCGCAAAGTCAGGAGACGATGTCCTTCTGAATGTGGTCATCGATAATTATTAA